In one window of Lampris incognitus isolate fLamInc1 chromosome 3, fLamInc1.hap2, whole genome shotgun sequence DNA:
- the crebl2 gene encoding cAMP-responsive element-binding protein-like 2, protein MDDNKIVGGKVKKPGKRGRKPSKIDLKAKLERSRQSARECRARKKLRYQYLEELVSSKERAICALREELEMYKQWCSAMDQGKIPSEIKALLTGDDQKMPQGSSTKTSKNGKNNTASNGQS, encoded by the exons ATGGACGACAACAAG ATCGTGGGAGGTAAAGTGAAAAAGCCTGGGAAGCGTGGCCGGAAACCTTCCAAGATTGACTTGAAGGCCAAGTTAGAACGGAGCAGGCAAAGTGCACGGGAATGCCGGGCCAGAAAGAAGTTGCGCTACCAGTACCTGGAGGAGCTGGTGTCAAGCAAGGAGAGGGCCATCTGCGCTCTGCGAGAGGAGCTGGAGATG TACAAACAGTGGTGTTCAGCTATGGACCAGGGGAAGATCCCTTCCGAAATCAAGGCTCTGCTCACCGGTGATGACCAGAAAATGCCTCAAGGCAGCAGTACCAAGACTTCCAAGAATGGAAAAAATAACACAGCCAGCAATGGCCAGAGCTAA
- the gpr19 gene encoding probable G-protein coupled receptor 19 translates to MVYAKSMDTVRVSPSSYSPSYTYQMSLNYSERDNSTVLATSPTSLLCNQDGCSDRVQNTTSISYEVTPGEVAVLGLVFGVLWLVSILGNALVCLVIHRSRRTQSTTNYFVVSMACADLLLSLGCAPFVLLQVTSGRWPLSAVTCKAVRYLQHLCPGVQVYVLLSICVDRFYTIVYPLSFKVSREKAKKMILASWLFDAAFVSPCFFLYGTSSTDRSGGHCDFFLPNSWGSIAYAVAHLLFGFLIPAVLIVSFYQRVVRYIWRISSDGHTVRRTMNIVPRTKVKTIKMFLMLNSVFLLTWTPFYIAQLWHPMESDGLSRQGALFFTAISWISFSSTASKPTLYSVYNANFRRGMRETFCMSSMRCYRGNAYTITASSRMAKKNYVGVVDIPVPAKTLTKDSAYDTFDREAKEKKLAWPINANPPNTFV, encoded by the coding sequence ATGGTGTATGCAAAGTCGATGGATACAGTCCGTGTTAGTCCCTCATCTTACTCTCCATCCTACACATATCAGATGTCCTTAAACTACTCGGAGAGGGACAACTCCACTGTCCTGGCTACCTCACCCACAAGTCTCCTCTGCAACCAAGATGGCTGCTCCGACAGGGTGCAGAACACGACAAGTATCTCCTACGAAGTCACTCCGGGTGAGGTGGCTGTCCTGGGCTTGGTGTTTGGAGTTCTCTGGCTCGTCTCCATCCTGGGTAACGCCCTGGTCTGCCTGGTCATCCACCGAAGCCGGAGGACTCAGTCCACCACCAACTACTTTGTAGTGTCGATGGCCTGCGCAGACTTGCTGCTGAGCCTGGGCTGTGCCCCCTTCGTCCTGCTGCAGGTCACCTCTGGCAGATGGCCTCTGAGCGCTGTCACCTGCAAAGCGGTGCGATATCTCCAGCACTTGTGTCCCGGTGTGCAGGTCTATGTCCTCCTCTCCATCTGTGTTGATCGCTTCTATACCATCGTCTACCCCCTCAGTTTCAAGGTCTCAAGGGAGAAGGCCAAGAAGATGATCCTGGCCTCCTGGCTGTTCGATGCAGCCTTCGTCTCGCCCTGCTTCTTCCTCTACGGTACGTCATCAACAGACAGAAGCGGAGGTCACTGTGACTTTTTCCTCCCAAACAGCTGGGGCAGTATAGCTTATGCTGTGGCTCATCTCCTCTTTGGTTTCCTGATCCCAGCAGTGCTGATTGTTTCATTCTACCAGCGGGTGGTCCGCTACATCTGGAGGATCAGTTCTGATGGCCACACAGTGCGCCGGACTATGAACATTGTTCCGAGGACTAAAGTCAAGACAATCAAGATGTTCCTCATGCTCAATTCCGTGTTCCTCCTCACCTGGACACCATTCTACATTGCTCAGCTGTGGCATCCCATGGAGTCTGACGGCCTGAGCcggcagggggcgctgttcttcACAGCCATCTCCTGGATCTCTTTCAGCTCCACGGCATCCAAACCCACACTGTACTCTGTCTACAATGCAAACTTCAGAAGGGGCATGAGAGAAACCTTCTGCATGTCATCCATGAGATGCTATCGCGGCAACGCTTACACCATCACGGCCAGTTCACGCATGGCCAAAAAGAACTATGTGGGGGTGGTTGATATCCCGGTGCCAGCAAAGACCCTCACAAAGGACTCTGCGTACGATACCTTTGACCGAGaggcaaaagaaaagaaactggCCTGGCCCATCAATGCCAACCCTCCAAACACGTTTGTGTAA